The region TTGttaccccccctcctcttaaTTAGATCCGAACTGTAGCTTTGTATCTTGTTCCCTTTCTTTGGCAGCAGATGGGTTCCTCTCGACCGCGGCGTGGGCTTGCGTTCTCAATGGGGGAGTGTAAACCAAGTAGCTAAGGCTGCTGGTCAACAGAATGCAAACATCCAACTCGGGTGGTGGGTATCGAATTGGCGAGAACTAAAATTGGCGGTGCGTCACAAACAATATTCAAATCGCCTGCCTGGTCGAGACGTTGCAGATATTTTGATGCGCCAAAAATCAAAGCTTCGCGCTGTGTTGCGATTTGTGTTGCTGGAGCTGAGCTTCAAATGGTGGGAGAAAGCGCGGCTGCGGGACACAGACTGACAGACAGGCACGACTGGGAGCGCGTCGTCCTGTGCAAGAGAGCTCTTGAAATTTTGGGTGGGGCGATTATGTAAGTCACATGCCGCCAGCAGTACAACCCCTGAATCGGTGGTGGTTAAGCACACGCTGCATTCGGCAGTCTTGAACAGCAACTGGGTGCCGTAGTCTGATTTGTATAATATATTGAAACAGCTTGGTCCCAGATCTGATGCCTGAGAGTATCATTCATCATGCCTATACTGACCCATCTGAGCCGTAAGTGCCAAAGCCGTACTTAGGCCACCCCCATAAACATTACTAAATACAGAGATTCCAAGGTATATCAAAATCGCTCAGTCTCCCAGTCCACTCGTCAAGCTCCCGCTGGCAGTGAACCATgaccctctccaccaaacGCCCAAGATCGAGGCGTTGAATTCGCCCAAATCCATCCCAGTTCAACCCAAGTCCTGTAAAACGCCCAGTCATGAAGGTATCAGCCGTTGCAAAGaaaaaccaccaaccctACCTATTCCGCACATTTCCCCCCAAGTCTCGGCCTCGGCTTAGGCCTGCCGGCTAAACAGAAGAAAGGTGCATGTCCTATGACATACAAACATGATCACCCACGTATGTCCCCTTTCACACTAACAAACGCCATCAAGCGCCGTACCGCCATCCGCTCAAGAAAGAGCGACCGAGCTTCCTTCTGTGCTACCAGAAGGCGAGATTATTCTTAGGACTTTCGCGCCATTCGCCGCCTTGGTCTCTTCCTGAGGATGTTCAGTGGCGCTGAGAAACTCATTTTCCGTAAGGGGGGTCCGCGGTTCTCTTTCACTCTCCTCTTCCGCCGACGAGGGCAGTTCAATGTTCTGCGGTACCGGTGGGACCTGGTCGCTTTCATGACTCTTTCTCTGTTCCAAGTTGGTCTGGACTGCAATGGCAGTGCTGACCGATGACGAGTTCTTTTGGTGGCGAGGGCTGTTGGGGCGTGAGTCGACTTTGATCAAGTTTTGCTCCTGACCGCTGGTTGAGATGGCTTCGTCGATAGAAACATCGCCAGCAGTATCAACATCCTCGGCGCGGGACGAGATCGAGAGAAATGAGTTGCGAACGGGGCTTCGAAGTGACGACACGTCACCGTACTCAGTGTTGCTACCGCGAGACACGCGAGCCGGACTCCTGgcgggaagaggaggcggaACTCGTTTTGCGATGGTTACTACATTGGCGCCTTTGGCTTGGATAACCTGGGTGACTTGCGAAGTGCGAATCGACGAACGTGTAGGCTGCGCAGCGGCGGTAGCGACCTCACAGATGATaggctcctcctcatcctcttcgtcatcttcgtcgtcggcaTCTTCGTCGCGCTCGTCATCCGCCTCTGGGAGAGATCCGGTCGAAGTTGCAGGGGCATTGGCATCCCTAGAAATTGTTTGAgtctccttctcagccacAACCTGCGTTTCCCTCGCCTGCTCTacgagcttctcctccttgacctcctgaATTACTTCCATCTCTTTGAACTCTGCAATCTGTGCTGGGGGTACCTCCGAGGAGCGTTTCCGGAGTCTTTCAATGAAGCTTGTGTCAACTTTTGTGTAGTCAACTTCCTCAGGTTCAACAACAGTAGGCAGCTTGTCGGACATCGCGTCTTTCCCGTCATCGCTATTTGCGCGGCTAAAGCTGGTTTCAGCCTGGCTCGTCACGTCCGTCTGGGTGTAGGCATCCGTCACGGCGGTGGCCTGTGTCCTCGACGACATACAGCTGCCTCGGTTGCTCCTAGAAACGAACGTCTCCATGCTCTGGCGGCTGAACCGAGCAAAGACAGGGCTTGTCGGACTGGGGTGGTATTCGAACTGTGTGCTCGTCGGTCTCAACTTGGAACCAGCTTCGCGGATCTCGATACCGGCCATTTCAAGGCCTATAACGCCAAAAGGGTCCGGGTCATTGGCGTCGGGAATGCCGAAGGAGAGGGTCGAAGGTGTCGGCGGGGGCATTCTGGGAATCTCGATGACCGCATCTCCGGGAGCCGGTTGCTGCGCTAGCCACTCAAAAAGGGGCTTGTCAAAATCAGTTCGaccctcggcagccttgaTGACCTCAAATAAAGGACGCATTTCCGGGATAGTCTTGGGGATGTTGCCAGCAAGGATGTCTAAAACCGAAACATTGGCGCTGTAAAATCTTTCGTTTTCGTTCGTCCGTTCTGTCACCAAGGATCCGTCAAGTGCCACTGCTTGATGCTTTCCCCTAGCCTTCACATACGTCAACACAGTATCACCAATTTCCTTCCACTTGATTTCCGGTTCCGGGCCCTCCATGGCAGTTAACGGCCCCACAGCAAGGCTGACGTCGTCGCCCAGCATCAGTCTTGGGCGGGTGAAGAGTTCCAGGGTCTGGACGCTGTTGATGACCAGAACGCAGTCGTATATGTCGACACCGATCACAAAGCCGAGCTCGGCTGTGTGGAGTATTATTCCAGATGGAGGTGACCATGTTCCATCAGCTTTCCGAGCGGTGATGAGACCAGCGCCACCGGAGCCCGACATCCAGAGGCCGGATCGCATGCAGGAGAAGATGGCGATACCAACGGCATTCTGTATTATTCGAGGCGGGATCTTTTTGGTAGTGTATATCTGTGCAGATTGCGATGGGGGATCGGTAGGTGGTGATGCGGTTCGTATTGGTTGCGCTTCTGGAAATTGAAACCCATCGACTAGTTTCCTGTCAGCTTGAATGAATAATCATCCATCTGGAATGCGGCGTAGACCCACAGCAGAACGACTTTAGTATTCTAGCAGCCTTGTCACATTCCTTGTCGAGCGTTGTCGGCCAGTATGTCTCGCGATCGAAACGGGTAGGTGTCTTGCTCGCTGCCGACGATGTGCTGAGACGATGGGCAGGGACGGCGATCTTTCCGGCCCATCCAAAAACTTTCCCAAGAGCCCCCGGTGTTGAAGCCGGGGCATCCGTCACCGGTGTCGATGCCGTCGTCCTGGTGCTGCTGATACTGGCTTGCCTCGGCCGCTCCCACGAGGGGAAAAAGGACGAAACACGCTGCATGGTGGTGGACTGTGGCGAGCTCGACGCCGACCAGGCCTTTCACCAAGCTCGTCTGAataggagagagagggggagacTCGCGAGCAGACGATAGTAGGAGTTTTCAATCTGACCCAGGCAAGAACCTGGAAAACCCAACCAGATCCGACCAGTGCCGAACCAAACAATTCCGGGCCAGTCCCGGCAGCCCGACTGTTGTGGACAAGTGACGTGGGCGATGATCACGCCAACCGAGAGCGCAGCTTGGAAAAAAGCAACCACCACAAGGGACGCACTGCACAGGAGTTGACGGCCCTGAATGTGCAACCAGGGCTTGGACGGCTGTTAGCGCGGAACCTGGCTTGAAGGTTGTATGATGCAAGGCAAGGACATAGGCATGCTCCCGTCCATAGAAGGGAGGGTATTCTAGAGGCTTTGGGAACAATCCGACTGCCATGTATGTTCTTCAGTCCTCATGAATATGGAGATTCCATCCAAGCGAACATTGACAATGGTGTGATGCTCAGGAAGAAAGCAGCTCGAGAGGCTTGACCTACTAGAGAAGTACTGTCCTAACAATGATTCATGGACTGGGATGTGCTCCAGGCGCGAGATCACGGACCAGGGTGTTTCTGGGCGGACAAGGATGCTGCAGCCTGGGACCTAGCGCTTCTGCTTGAGTCGTAGCCCCCAAAAACTCTTGGGGTTGTTTGCCAGTCAATGGATGACGagtggatgatgggggttgCAATGCGGATGGCGATGACACTCTCTGCTGCCAGGCCTGTGATTCTCATGCAGAAGCGTTTGATCGCGAGATGGCGGTGCCTGGGATCGCTCGACTGTGAAAAAGCATACAGATATTGTCATTAATTTGCGTCTGGCTGAGATGGGTCTGATGATGCGGCGGCCATTGAGAGCACGTTCGGGTGTCAGCCGGGCCCTGGGTCGTTTAGGAGCGTCCAATGCCGATCTCTTGATGTCTTGGACTTGCCCTGCACCGTTCGGAACCAAGTGGGGGGTCGGATTCGGCGGCGACGAGCATGAGCGAGCACGGGCGTGGCTGAAGAGGACAGGAGTATCGCAAGGTCGAGGCAGCCGTATTCAGGAGGGTCGATGTATGTATCAGCTGAGGTGGCAGAAGAAATGGAGAAGGGGGCGATGCAAGACacaggaggatgaagaagaagtaaAAAAGCGAAGATGGTGCGAAGAAAGCACGGATGGAGGGGTTTGTATCCGGAGCTTGCAGTTTGCTGCAGTCAGCGAGTGGAATCTAAAGACTTTCCCAGACAACTGGAAGCGACTTAGCAAGCGGGTGCTGAAGCTGCTGAATCCGGAGCGAAATGACGGCGGGACGATATCAAGAAGGCATCCCGGAATGGCTCCATTCTTTTCAGCTTTTGAGAACACCGACGAGTGAGAAGCCAGGTGTGCTCTGGAATTCCTTGGACAAAGAACGGGAGTCCCTGCCAAGTGGTGAATAAGGTTGGGTGGGTGACCATGGCTGGAACATCGCCATTTCACCCGGACGGAGCCCTGCATTGTGCCTTTCATATCACTTGTGAATAGGTTTGAAAagttctttttgttttcctcACCATCGCCCAACAATGTCCCGTTTGTCACCCCTTTCATCTGACCGATTTTGCACTTGAACCTCTGAGTTTGATGCGATGGTTTTATATTGTTCCCTTCCTGTGGGATGATGCGTATACTTATGCGCAATATGGGATCCCATACCTTGAATGCGGCAGTGGCGGAGGCTGTGAGCTTGATCTTGGATGCGAACTGTGGAGTTTCAGTGTGGGCCTGCAAGACAAGCGGGATCCCACATCGAACCGTCTCCACTTTCCAAACTTTTAAGCTGATGCACTGACCACTTTTAGTCCCTGGTTTTGACCCCACTTTGGATCAAGGACAACGGAGACGACATCTCGTTCCTGAGCTCGGTAGGTGTTGGTTCGATTTTGAACATCAGCATCTTGCTAAGTTTGATTCGGCATTATTTCAGTTTGCTGACTCAAaacttgttttctttttctttcccttttcaTTGTGCAGGAATGTTGGAGCTCAAAGTTGCCTGCTTCTGCCCCTCTCTCCACTGAAAACAGCATGGTCACTCGCCCTCCCCTCGAGACACCAAAGTTTCACATACACATACATGGACACAGGTACAGAAACACAGGCGGAAAATGCAAAATAAATTAAACACAGGGCATGTCCCAAGTGCAGTCAGCCCTCAGCCACATCCGCCTTCATATGCTACTGAATGAATGATCTGCCTGGCCGACCGTTTTCGTCTGCCGTCTGTGCCTTCAGCTCTCGGCCGGTAGTCTCGTTGACCCCGCGCGGTGCGCAGTTGGGTTTGTTCAACCATTGAAACATCCTTGCCTGGAGTGATTGCACGGACCCCAGGATGCCTTGATATGGCTGCCCTCACTTCAGCCCCCTCGCGTTGTTTGCTTTTTGATATGCTTCGGTCGGGGCCGGGTTGAATCAGTTGGGTTTCGGTGCATGTTGCGGAGCGACACTGGTCACGAATTGGGTGTTAGTCAGGGGCAATAGGtagaagaaaaggggcatCTACCTGACTCCAGGAACAGAGTTCAGGCATCAGAGAGCTGTAATCCGTACGAGTAGAGCCCTGGATATTCGCCGATGAGTGTGAAGCATTCTCAGGTCTCCCGCTTGTCTTTCCACCTTAAAAAGGCGCCTCGAGCCTTGGTATGCGGGTTATGACTATGTAGGCTGGGTGATCGACAGCATCTTGTCAACAACTCCAATACCCCCAATGTCACAATGTAACGATGGCTTACTCAAACAACGGTGCTGCGGCGCTGCGTCTGATGCAACCGCAACAGTTTAGGACGGCACGGCACACAACTATTACTACAACATTGGGATGACAAAACGATAAGCAACATATGGGACGAGATGAGAAAGTGGGGGTCGGTAAGTTCTGATACGATCTATGGTATATCACTCACCTTCAAAACCTCTGGTGCAAGTCATGACGCTCTGTCCCATTGAAAAGTGTGGGAGTGTCATCTCACTCTCTATGTCAGGCACACACCACAGTCTTTTCGAGAGAAGTGCACCTTCTCGTCAAGCACAGTGAGGGATGCCTGCCCTCGGACTGTTTGACCAACCATTATTGCTGCTTCGAGTGTTACACCACTTGCATGCCTTGAGTAGTGAATAGCAACACGTAGAGGCGGTGCTGGTCTCTGCCCAATACGCTCAGGTCGCCAGTTACAGGGTGAATGAGTCAAGGTGTCCCATATCAAGGTAGACAGACATCATCGCCAACAAAGGCGTTGGTGGACTCGAGACTGTCAAAATCGCATGGAATGCTTACCGGTCTCCAAATATCAAACGTGATTCCAGTAGGTGCTCTCAACGTCGTGGAATCTGACCAAACACGCCAAAACAAATGACAATTGCTTGCATTCTCTGTGTCTAGACATATTTGTGTAAATGTAGCCATGTTCCGTAACACCTGTCCCCCAAATAAGATACACGAACGCCTGCCTTCCTGAACCAGCCAGTCCCACAACGTCTAATGCTGTATTATGTTGTTCGCTGATGAAAACatcaagaaaagaaaaagaggtaCACGTTGTAGTCTAAGATATTACCGTTAAAGGCCGTGAGGTGTGTGATGTGATTATTTACATCTTTTGAGTGGAGGTCGTGTCGTATGATTGCTGTCGTGGGCTGTTGCCTTGTCAC is a window of Podospora pseudopauciseta strain CBS 411.78 chromosome 1, whole genome shotgun sequence DNA encoding:
- a CDS encoding hypothetical protein (COG:S; EggNog:ENOG503NY7A), yielding MQRVSSFFPSWERPRQASISSTRTTASTPVTDAPASTPGALGKVFGWAGKIAVPAHRLSTSSAASKTPTRFDRETYWPTTLDKECDKAARILKSFCFDGFQFPEAQPIRTASPPTDPPSQSAQIYTTKKIPPRIIQNAVGIAIFSCMRSGLWMSGSGGAGLITARKADGTWSPPSGIILHTAELGFVIGVDIYDCVLVINSVQTLELFTRPRLMLGDDVSLAVGPLTAMEGPEPEIKWKEIGDTVLTYVKARGKHQAVALDGSLVTERTNENERFYSANVSVLDILAGNIPKTIPEMRPLFEVIKAAEGRTDFDKPLFEWLAQQPAPGDAVIEIPRMPPPTPSTLSFGIPDANDPDPFGVIGLEMAGIEIREAGSKLRPTSTQFEYHPSPTSPVFARFSRQSMETFVSRSNRGSCMSSRTQATAVTDAYTQTDVTSQAETSFSRANSDDGKDAMSDKLPTVVEPEEVDYTKVDTSFIERLRKRSSEVPPAQIAEFKEMEVIQEVKEEKLVEQARETQVVAEKETQTISRDANAPATSTGSLPEADDERDEDADDEDDEEDEEEPIICEVATAAAQPTRSSIRTSQVTQVIQAKGANVVTIAKRVPPPLPARSPARVSRGSNTEYGDVSSLRSPVRNSFLSISSRAEDVDTAGDVSIDEAISTSGQEQNLIKVDSRPNSPRHQKNSSSVSTAIAVQTNLEQRKSHESDQVPPVPQNIELPSSAEEESEREPRTPLTENEFLSATEHPQEETKAANGAKVLRIISPSGSTEGSSVALS